In Penaeus monodon isolate SGIC_2016 chromosome 43, NSTDA_Pmon_1, whole genome shotgun sequence, one DNA window encodes the following:
- the LOC119568093 gene encoding coagulation factor XII-like — MVRSQTKTLLRRERQLRYIATAAHCLFSRRNKPRPATLVWVRVAERDVDSEEDDLEGVTHMLALESHIVHEGFTEDYFNKDIALLRLEEALDLTSPPEVRPVCLPSDTTKVHEGQIGKAIGWGDTSNGKDKYRSVVREVDIPIVECGRKKIAGVLITPLTLCAGLKSGGKDACYGDSGGPLMVKEGGRYTLAGIVSFGDECGTHGRLHEDYWHSGMDQHQHC; from the exons atggttcgtagtCAAACAaaga CCCTTCTGCGGCGGGAGCGTCAACTCCGCTACATAGCCACGGCCGCCCACTGTTTGTTCTcgcggaggaacaagcccaggCCCGCGACGCTGGTTTGGGTGAGAGTTGCCGAGCGCGATGTGGATTCTGAGGAGGACGACCTCGAAGGAGTCACGCACATGCTGGCGCTGGAGAGCCACATCGTACATGAAGGCTTTACTGAAGATTACTTCAACAAGGACATCGCCCTCTTGCGTCTGGAGGAGGCCCTGGACCTCACGTCGCCCCCGGAGGTCCGACCCGTGTGCCTGCCCTCGGACACGACGAAGGTCCACGAAGGACAAATCGGAAAAGCTATCGGCTGGGGAGACACGTCCAACGGGAAGGACAAATACCGCAGCGTCGTTCGAGAAGTCGACATCCCCATCGTCGAGTGCGGACGCAAGAAGATAGCCGGTGTTTTGATCACACCTCTCACGCTCTGCGCAGGTTTGAAAAGCGGCGGCAAGGACGCTTGTTACGGCGACTCGGGGGGCCCTCTCATGGTGAAAGAAGGCGGGAGATACACCCTGGCGGGGATCGTCTCTTTCGGCGACGAGTGCGGCACACACGGGCGTCTACACGAGGATTACTGGCATTCTGGAATGGATCAGCACCAGCACTGCTGA
- the LOC119568403 gene encoding LOW QUALITY PROTEIN: venom protease-like (The sequence of the model RefSeq protein was modified relative to this genomic sequence to represent the inferred CDS: deleted 1 base in 1 codon), whose amino-acid sequence MKIQLLLVIMALSVSFGMAKTNECVTRGGICRASGGKNGCLRLQGKCDNDQVCCQKDSSLKKRKCRQKRSCTKQGGDCIATEESCLKITSDDLCKGASCKCCLGNNPSCTVTPGCQLRGGFCFKNSGKDLCADGTIISGECEGAKCACCIPKTGSCECGVANDVRIIGGQEISPPNRYPWLVGMLRPTVYNNEFFCGGSIINQNYVLTAAHCLLGDDDLPLPAKEFQVGIANHNFNSEDDDIEGVTRAVDVKSYIIHEDYVPQDLNDNNNDIALLLLKESLNLTSQVRPVCLPSDPNRKYEGETGTVIGWGDTKNGKGAYPDAAREVDVPIRDCKRKKIAGSLITPQMMCAGKKKSKNNGAKGACFGDSGGPLFVREDGKYTQVGIVSFGGSCLKPGVFVRVTEFLTWISDNTPDETYCQ is encoded by the exons ATGAAGATCCAGTTACTTCTTGTTATAATGGCGCTGTCTGTGTCCTTTGGGATGGCCAAG ACAAATGAGTGTGTAACCAGAGGAGGTATCTGCAGAGCGAGCGGCGGTAAGAATGGCTGCCTGAGACTACAA GGGAAGTGTGATAATGACCAAGTCTGCTGCCAGAAAG ACAGTAGtttgaagaagagaaaatgtcGACAGAAAAGAAGCTGCACCAAGCAAGGTGGCGACTGTATAGCAACGGAGGAATCTTGTTTGAAGATCACCAGCGATGATCTCTGCAAGGGTGCAAGTTGCAAATGCTGTTTAGGAA ataaccCTTCTTGCACCGTCACGCCTGGATGTCAACTCCGGGGAGGATTCTGCTTCAAGAATTCTGGAAAGGATTTGTGCGCAGATGGAACCATAATCAGCGGCGAATGTGAGGGGGCAAAGTGCGCCTGTTGTATTCCCAAGACAG GTTCTTGCGAGTGTGGTGTGGCTAATGACGTCCGGATCATAGGGGGTCAAGAGATATCTCCTCCGAACAGATATCCTTGGCTAGTTGGTATGCTTAGACCTACCGTATACAATAACGAATTTTTCTGCGGCGGATCTATCATTAACCAGAACTACGTTCTAACTGCTGCACACTGTTTACTTGGTGATGACGATCTGCCTTTACCAGCAAAGGAATTTCAAGTAGGAATTGCTAACCACAATTTCAATTCTGAGGATGACGACATCGAGGGCGTCACGCGGGCAGTGGATGTGAAAAGTTACATCATCCATGAGGATTATGTCCCTCaagatcttaatgataataacaatgacatcgcTCTCCTGCTTTTGAAAGAGTCGCTGAACCTCACATCTCAAGTTCGACCAGTATGTCTGCCTTCTGACCCGAACAGAAAGTATGAGGGAGAGACTGGTACCGTGATAGGCTGGGGAGACACAAAGAACGGGAAAGGGGCATATCCAGATGCTGCCAGGGAGGTCGATGTACCCATTAGAGACTGTAAACGCAAGAAAATTGCTGGTTCTCTAATCACCCCACAAATGATGTGTGCAGgcaaaaagaagtcaaagaacaATGGCGCAAAGGGTGCCTGTTTTGGCGACTCTGGCGGTCCTCTTTTCGTCAGAGAAGATGGGAAATACACACAGGTG